One segment of Trachemys scripta elegans isolate TJP31775 chromosome 1, CAS_Tse_1.0, whole genome shotgun sequence DNA contains the following:
- the LOC117873332 gene encoding olfactory receptor 52M1-like, giving the protein MSDSNTTDFTNPSTFILLGIPGLEMAHIWISIPFCTMYIIAILGNFTILFIVKQKPSLQEPMYYFLCMLAVSDLVLSTSTLPKMLSIFWFNSMEISFSACLTQMYFIHCCLVIDSGILVAMAFDRYVAICDPLRHSTILTNPVVAKIGLALLLRGGMLILPYPFLARQWPYCRTNIIPHLFCEHMAVMKLACADIRVSSYYSLSVAFLVTALDVFCIAMSYIQILRAIFSLPTKDARLKTFGTCGSHLCVILASYIPAIFSLLMHRFGHNVPLHFHILMANAYLLMPSMLHPIIYGVRTKQIRDRLLQLLAHKGM; this is encoded by the coding sequence ATGTCTGATTCCAACACAACCGatttcaccaacccctccactttcatcctgctgggcattcctggcctggagatGGCCCatatctggatctccatccccttctgcaccatgtacataatagccatcttggggaacttcaccatcctgttcattGTGAAGCAGAAGCCGAGCCTCCAAgagcccatgtactatttcctctgcatgctggccgtCAGCGACCTGGTCCTGTCCACATCCACCCtacccaaaatgctgagcatcttctggttcaattccatgGAGATCAGTTTCAGTGCCTGCCTTACGCAGATGTATTTCATTCACTGCTGCTTAGTGATTGACTCTGGGATCCTTgtggccatggcttttgatcgctacgtggccatctgcgatcccctgagacattccaccatcctgactAACCCTGTGGTGGCCAAGATTGGCCTGGCTTTGCTGCTGCGTGGTGGCATGCTCATTCTGCCCTATCCTTTCCTGGCGAGgcagtggccatattgcagaaccaacattATCCCACACTTGTTCTGTGAGCACATGGCCGTGATGAAGCTGGCCTGTGCCGACATTCGTGTCAGTAGTTACTACAGCCTCTCTGTGGCATTCTTGGTGACTGCTCTGGATGTGTTTTGTATCGCCATGTCCTAtatccagatcctcagggccatcttcagcctccccacaaaggacgcccggctcaagacttttgggacctgtGGCTCCCACCTCTGTGTCATTTTAGCCTCTTACATTCCAGCTATCTTCTCTCTCCTCATGCACCGGTTTGGCCACAATGTGCCCCTGCATTTTCACATTCTCATGGCCAACGCGTACCTGCTCATGCCCTCCATGCTACATCCCATCATCTacggggtgaggaccaaacagatccgcGACAGGCTGCTCCAGCTACTTGCTCATAAAGGGATGTAA